In one window of Streptomyces sp. FXJ1.172 DNA:
- the gcvT gene encoding glycine cleavage system aminomethyltransferase GcvT, which produces MSSTELRHTALDAVHRSLGATMTDFAGWDMPLRYGSERDEHVAVRTKAGLFDLSHMGEITVTGAGAAAFLNHALVGNIASVGVGRARYTMICRADGGILDDLIVYRLAETEYMVVANASNAQVVLDALTERAAGFDAEVRDDRDAYALIAVQGPESPGILKSLTDADLDGLKYYAGLPGTVAGVPALIARTGYTGEDGFELFVKPEHAVELWQALTKAGEGVGLVPCGLSCRDTLRLEAGMPLYGHELTTSLTPFDAGLGRVVKFEKEGDFVGREALAKAAERAASEPPRVLVGLIAEGRRVPRAGYTVVAGGQVIGEITSGAPSPTLGKPIAMAYVDAAHAAPGTEGVGVDIRGSHEPYQVVALPFYKRQK; this is translated from the coding sequence ATGAGCAGCACTGAACTCCGTCACACCGCGCTCGATGCCGTGCATCGCTCGCTCGGTGCGACGATGACCGACTTCGCCGGCTGGGACATGCCCCTGCGCTACGGCTCCGAGCGCGACGAGCATGTCGCGGTGCGGACCAAGGCGGGTCTGTTCGACCTCTCCCACATGGGCGAGATCACGGTGACCGGCGCCGGGGCCGCCGCCTTCCTGAACCACGCCCTGGTCGGCAACATCGCCTCCGTCGGTGTCGGCCGCGCCCGCTACACCATGATCTGCCGGGCCGACGGCGGCATCCTGGACGACCTGATCGTCTACCGGCTCGCCGAGACCGAGTACATGGTGGTCGCCAACGCCTCCAACGCCCAGGTGGTGCTGGACGCCCTCACCGAGCGCGCCGCCGGCTTCGACGCCGAGGTGCGCGACGACCGGGACGCCTACGCGCTGATCGCCGTGCAGGGCCCCGAGTCCCCCGGCATCCTGAAGTCCCTGACCGACGCCGACCTGGACGGGCTGAAGTACTACGCCGGCCTGCCCGGCACCGTCGCCGGCGTCCCCGCGCTGATCGCCCGCACCGGCTACACCGGCGAGGACGGCTTCGAACTGTTCGTGAAGCCGGAGCACGCCGTCGAGCTGTGGCAGGCGCTGACCAAGGCCGGCGAGGGCGTCGGCCTGGTGCCCTGCGGCCTGTCCTGCCGGGACACCCTGCGCCTGGAGGCGGGCATGCCGCTGTACGGGCACGAGCTGACCACCTCGCTCACCCCCTTCGACGCCGGGCTCGGCCGGGTGGTGAAGTTCGAGAAGGAGGGCGACTTCGTCGGGCGCGAGGCGCTCGCCAAGGCCGCCGAGCGCGCCGCTTCCGAGCCTCCGCGCGTGCTCGTCGGCCTGATCGCCGAGGGCCGTCGCGTCCCGCGCGCCGGGTACACCGTCGTCGCCGGCGGCCAGGTGATCGGCGAGATCACCTCGGGCGCCCCCTCCCCCACGCTGGGCAAGCCGATCGCCATGGCCTACGTCGACGCGGCGCACGCCGCGCCCGGCACCGAGGGCGTCGGCGTGGACATCCGAGGCAGTCACGAGCCGTACCAGGTCGTGGCGCTGCCGTTCTACAAGCGCCAGAAGTAG
- the gcvH gene encoding glycine cleavage system protein GcvH: MSNPQQHRYSKEHEWLSAAEDGVSTVGITEHAANALGDVVFVQLPAVGDTVTAGESCGELESTKSVSELYSPVTGEVTATNEDVVDDPSLVNSAPFHGGWLFKVRVAEEPADLLSADEYTAFSTGEES; encoded by the coding sequence ATGAGCAACCCCCAGCAGCATCGCTACAGCAAGGAGCACGAGTGGCTGTCGGCCGCCGAGGACGGCGTCTCGACGGTCGGCATCACGGAGCACGCGGCCAACGCGCTCGGTGACGTCGTCTTCGTCCAGCTCCCGGCGGTCGGTGACACCGTGACCGCCGGCGAGTCCTGCGGTGAACTCGAGTCGACCAAGTCGGTCTCCGAGCTGTACTCGCCGGTCACCGGTGAGGTCACCGCGACCAACGAGGACGTCGTCGACGACCCGTCGCTGGTGAACTCCGCCCCCTTCCACGGCGGCTGGCTGTTCAAGGTCCGCGTCGCGGAGGAGCCGGCCGATCTGCTCTCCGCCGACGAGTACACGGCCTTTTCCACCGGCGAGGAGTCGTAA
- the glyA gene encoding serine hydroxymethyltransferase: protein MTALNTPLHELDPEIAAAVDAELNRQQSTLEMIASENFAPLAVMEAQGSVLTNKYAEGYPGRRYYGGCEHVDVAEQIAIDRIKELFGAEYANVQPHSGASANQAALFALAQPGDTILGLDLAHGGHLTHGMRLNFSGKQFNVVAYHVDAETGLVDMAEVERLAREHRPKVIIAGWSAYPRQLDFAGFRRIADEVEAYLWVDMAHFAGLVAAGLHPNPVEHADVVTSTTHKTLGGPRGGIILAKKDFAKKLNSSVFPGFQGGPLEHVIAAKAVSFKVAASEDFKERQRRTVEGARILAERLTAADAREAGVNVLSGGTDVHLILVDLRESELDGQQAEDRLHEVGITVNRNAVPNDPRPPMVTSGLRIGTPALATRGFTAEDFAEVADVIAEALKPSYDAEALKARVKALAEKHPLYPGLNK, encoded by the coding sequence ATGACCGCCTTGAACACGCCCCTGCACGAGCTGGACCCGGAGATCGCCGCCGCGGTCGACGCCGAGCTGAACCGCCAGCAGTCGACGCTGGAGATGATCGCCTCCGAGAACTTCGCACCGCTCGCGGTGATGGAGGCGCAGGGCTCGGTGCTCACCAACAAGTACGCCGAGGGCTACCCGGGCCGCCGCTACTACGGCGGCTGCGAGCACGTCGACGTCGCCGAGCAGATCGCCATCGACCGGATCAAGGAGCTGTTCGGCGCCGAGTACGCCAACGTCCAGCCCCACTCCGGCGCCTCCGCCAACCAGGCGGCCCTGTTCGCGCTGGCCCAGCCCGGGGACACCATCCTCGGCCTGGACCTCGCCCACGGCGGCCACCTCACCCACGGCATGCGGCTGAACTTCTCCGGCAAGCAGTTCAACGTGGTCGCGTACCACGTGGACGCCGAGACCGGCCTGGTCGACATGGCCGAGGTCGAGCGGCTCGCCAGGGAGCACCGCCCGAAGGTGATCATCGCCGGCTGGTCGGCGTACCCGCGGCAGCTGGACTTCGCCGGGTTCCGCCGGATCGCCGACGAGGTCGAGGCGTACCTGTGGGTCGACATGGCGCACTTCGCGGGCCTGGTCGCCGCCGGTCTCCACCCGAACCCGGTGGAGCACGCGGACGTGGTGACCTCCACGACCCACAAGACGCTGGGCGGCCCGCGCGGCGGCATCATCCTCGCGAAGAAGGACTTCGCGAAGAAGCTGAACTCGTCCGTCTTCCCGGGCTTCCAGGGCGGCCCCCTGGAGCACGTGATCGCGGCCAAGGCGGTCTCCTTCAAGGTCGCCGCGAGCGAGGACTTCAAGGAGCGCCAGCGCCGTACGGTGGAGGGCGCCCGCATCCTGGCGGAGCGGCTGACGGCCGCCGACGCCCGCGAGGCCGGCGTGAACGTGCTCTCCGGCGGTACGGACGTGCACCTGATCCTGGTCGACCTGCGCGAGTCGGAGCTGGACGGCCAGCAGGCCGAGGACCGGCTCCACGAGGTCGGCATCACGGTGAACCGCAACGCCGTCCCGAACGACCCCCGGCCCCCGATGGTCACCTCGGGCCTGAGGATCGGCACGCCCGCCCTCGCCACCCGCGGCTTCACGGCCGAGGACTTCGCCGAGGTCGCGGACGTGATCGCCGAGGCGCTCAAGCCGTCCTACGACGCGGAGGCCCTCAAGGCCCGGGTGAAGGCCCTGGCCGAGAAGCACCCGTTGTACCCGGGTCTGAACAAGTAG
- a CDS encoding L-serine ammonia-lyase: MAISVFDLFSIGIGPSSSHTVGPMRAARMFARRLRNEDLLGSVAALRCELYGSLGATGHGHGTPKAVLLGLEGASPRTVDVETADERVEAIKAAGRLKVLGEREIPFSFDDDLVLHRRKALPYHANGMTVRAYDAAGAEILSKTYYSVGGGFVVDEDAVGADRIVLDDTVLKYPFRTGDELLRLTKETGLSISSLMLENERAWRTEEEIRAGLLEIWRVMRECVGRGMSREGILPGGLKVRRRAAVSARQLRAEGDPLAHAMEWITLYAMAVNEENAAGGRVVTAPTNGAAGIIPAVLHYYINFVPGADEDGVVRFLLAAGAIGMLFKENASISGAEVGCQGEVGSACSMAAGALAEVLGGSPEQVENAAEIGMEHNLGLTCDPVGGLVQIPCIERNGMAAVKAVTAAKMAMRGDGSHKVSLDKVIKTMKDTGADMSVKYKETARGGLAVNIIEC; encoded by the coding sequence GTGGCCATCTCGGTCTTCGACCTGTTCTCGATCGGCATCGGACCGTCCAGCTCCCACACGGTCGGCCCGATGCGCGCGGCGCGCATGTTCGCCCGCCGCCTGCGCAATGAGGATCTGCTCGGCTCGGTCGCGGCCCTGCGCTGCGAGCTGTACGGCTCGCTCGGCGCGACCGGCCACGGCCACGGCACCCCGAAGGCGGTGCTGCTCGGCCTCGAGGGCGCCTCGCCGCGCACGGTGGACGTGGAGACGGCCGACGAGCGGGTGGAGGCGATCAAGGCCGCCGGCCGTCTGAAGGTGCTGGGCGAGCGCGAGATCCCGTTCTCCTTCGACGACGACCTGGTCCTGCACCGCCGCAAGGCCCTGCCGTACCACGCGAACGGCATGACGGTCCGGGCGTACGACGCCGCGGGCGCGGAGATCCTGTCGAAGACGTACTACTCGGTCGGCGGCGGCTTCGTCGTGGACGAGGACGCGGTCGGCGCGGACCGCATCGTGCTGGACGACACGGTCCTGAAGTACCCCTTCCGCACGGGCGACGAGCTGCTGCGCCTGACGAAGGAGACCGGCCTGTCGATCTCCTCGCTCATGCTGGAGAACGAGCGGGCCTGGCGCACCGAGGAGGAGATCCGCGCGGGCCTGCTGGAGATCTGGCGGGTGATGCGCGAGTGCGTCGGGCGCGGCATGTCCCGCGAGGGCATCCTGCCCGGCGGCCTCAAGGTCCGCCGCCGCGCGGCCGTCTCGGCCCGCCAGCTGCGCGCCGAGGGCGACCCGCTGGCGCACGCGATGGAGTGGATCACCCTCTACGCCATGGCGGTGAACGAGGAGAACGCGGCAGGCGGCCGGGTCGTCACCGCCCCCACGAACGGCGCGGCCGGCATCATCCCGGCGGTCCTGCACTACTACATCAACTTCGTGCCGGGTGCCGACGAGGACGGCGTGGTCCGCTTCCTGCTGGCGGCCGGCGCGATCGGCATGCTCTTCAAGGAGAACGCCTCCATCTCCGGCGCCGAGGTCGGCTGCCAGGGCGAGGTCGGCTCCGCCTGCTCCATGGCCGCGGGCGCACTCGCGGAGGTCCTCGGCGGCTCCCCCGAGCAGGTCGAGAACGCCGCCGAGATCGGCATGGAGCACAATCTGGGCCTGACCTGCGACCCGGTCGGCGGCCTGGTCCAGATCCCCTGCATCGAGCGCAACGGCATGGCCGCAGTGAAGGCGGTCACGGCGGCGAAGATGGCGATGCGCGGCGACGGCTCCCACAAGGTGTCCCTGGACAAGGTCATCAAGACCATGAAGGACACCGGCGCGGACATGTCCGTGAAGTACAAGGAGACGGCGCGGGGCGGGCTCGCGGTGAACATCATCGAGTGCTGA
- a CDS encoding MFS transporter — protein sequence MSAQRRPAGLITAVFLGTFMALLDMSVVNVALPAVQSHLHARITDIQWVVDGYTLCLSAFMLTGGALGDRFGRKKVFLAGLTLFTLSSVLCAAAPDTTTLVMGRLLQGTGASTVTPGALSLLAQGFPDQAKRARMIGLWGACSALAVVLGPLLGGALTDSVGWPAIFLINVPLGLIALTAGVKGIAESADPEHAAADPAGQILGIVWLAALTYAVNEAGRDGWTATRNLALFAVAAVAFLAFVAVERRAPRAMLPVPLFGNPRFVITNIASFMLGFGAYGTFYLLSLYLQQVQDTSAAMTGVKFLPYSAAIALGSTQAGKLTARFGPRGVMAAGYGLVSVGLLGLLTLTPTTGYGQAGVLFAVLGLGMGLGIAPTNAAAMAAVPRERSGAAASTVNATRQVGTALGIAVLGSLLNARAELSVSQSLAHSGSELDPGERGTAAHLIVTQHGVAPSHPGLNLPTAQRYFASGFVDGLHTSLLVAGVATALATAAVLLRLRTPEPTAGPRRPTEQVPAEGRRTA from the coding sequence GTGTCCGCACAGCGCCGTCCCGCCGGGTTGATCACGGCCGTCTTCCTCGGAACCTTCATGGCCCTGCTCGACATGAGCGTCGTCAATGTGGCGCTCCCGGCCGTGCAGAGCCACCTGCACGCCCGGATCACGGACATCCAATGGGTGGTGGACGGCTACACCTTGTGCCTGTCCGCCTTCATGCTCACCGGCGGCGCGCTGGGCGACCGTTTCGGGCGCAAGAAGGTCTTCCTGGCCGGGCTCACCCTGTTCACTCTCAGTTCGGTGCTGTGCGCGGCGGCGCCCGACACCACCACCCTGGTGATGGGGCGGCTGCTGCAGGGCACCGGAGCCTCCACCGTCACCCCCGGAGCACTGTCGCTGCTGGCACAGGGATTCCCGGACCAGGCCAAGCGGGCGCGGATGATCGGCCTGTGGGGCGCGTGCAGCGCACTGGCCGTGGTGCTCGGACCCCTCCTCGGCGGAGCGCTCACGGACTCCGTCGGCTGGCCCGCCATCTTCCTGATCAACGTGCCCCTCGGTCTCATCGCCCTCACCGCCGGCGTCAAGGGCATCGCCGAGTCCGCCGACCCGGAGCACGCGGCCGCCGACCCCGCAGGCCAGATCCTCGGCATCGTCTGGCTCGCGGCGCTCACCTACGCGGTGAACGAGGCCGGCCGTGACGGCTGGACAGCGACGCGGAACCTGGCGCTTTTCGCCGTGGCGGCCGTCGCCTTCCTCGCCTTCGTCGCCGTCGAGCGTCGCGCCCCCCGTGCCATGCTGCCGGTCCCGCTCTTCGGCAACCCGCGCTTCGTCATCACCAACATCGCGTCGTTCATGCTCGGCTTCGGCGCCTACGGCACCTTCTACCTGCTGTCGCTCTACCTGCAGCAGGTCCAGGACACCAGCGCGGCGATGACCGGCGTGAAGTTCCTCCCCTACTCGGCGGCCATCGCCCTCGGCTCGACCCAGGCCGGCAAGCTGACCGCCCGCTTCGGCCCCCGAGGAGTGATGGCCGCGGGCTACGGCCTGGTCAGCGTCGGCCTGCTGGGCCTGCTCACGCTCACTCCCACCACCGGCTACGGGCAGGCGGGCGTGCTTTTCGCGGTTCTCGGCCTGGGTATGGGACTCGGCATCGCCCCCACCAACGCCGCCGCCATGGCCGCAGTCCCCCGGGAGCGGTCAGGGGCCGCCGCCTCCACCGTCAACGCCACCCGCCAGGTGGGAACGGCCCTGGGCATCGCCGTCCTCGGCTCCCTGCTCAACGCCCGCGCCGAACTCTCCGTCTCCCAGAGCCTCGCCCACTCGGGCAGCGAACTCGACCCGGGCGAGCGCGGCACCGCGGCCCACCTCATCGTCACCCAGCACGGAGTCGCCCCCTCCCACCCGGGCCTGAACCTCCCTACCGCACAGCGGTACTTCGCCTCCGGCTTCGTCGACGGACTGCACACCAGCCTGCTGGTGGCAGGGGTCGCCACCGCGCTCGCCACCGCCGCGGTCCTGCTCCGCCTGCGGACGCCCGAGCCCACGGCGGGGCCGCGGCGCCCCACCGAGCAGGTGCCGGCGGAAGGGCGACGCACAGCCTGA